Part of the Phycisphaerales bacterium genome, GGTTGGCCAGCACGACGTTGGCAACGAACGTGAAGTCCCGGGTCTGCTCGCCGTCGCCGTAGATCACGGGCGGGTTGCCGGCCAGCATGCGGGACGCAAAGGCAGGGATGACCGCGGCGTAGGCCGAGTCGGCGCGTTGCCTCGGGCCGAAGACGTTGAAGTACCGCAGGGCGATGCTCTCGAGCCCGTAGCAGCGGCTCCAGGTGGCCAGCAGGTGCTCGCCGGCCAGCTTGCTGGCTGCGTAGGGCGAGAGCGGGCAGGGCGGCATGTCTTCCTGGCAGGGCTCGCCCGAGCTCGACCCGCAATCGCCGTAGATGGAGCTCGAGCTCGACTGCACGATCCGCCCGCCACCGGCCTCCCGCAGCGCCTCGAGCACGCGGAGGGTGCCCGTCGCATTCACGTCCCACGCCCGGCCGGGCTGCTCGATCGACAGCGGCACCGAGCCAACGGCCGCAAGGTGGAACACGATGGGCTGCCGGCCCGATCGCCCGGTCGGCCGCTTGCCGCCGCCGAAAGCGTCCGCCATGGCCGTGCGGTCGAGGATCGACCCATGCACGAACGCCACCCGATCGGGCTCGAGCTCGACCATGTCCGCGACGTAGCCCGCGTTGGAGTTCGACAGGTCGTCGATGATCCGTACGCTGGCGCCCAG contains:
- a CDS encoding SDR family NAD(P)-dependent oxidoreductase gives rise to the protein MLRFPSELIAGVRPAYEQRRVVVTGGAGFIGSHLVDALVSLGASVRIIDDLSNSNAGYVADMVELEPDRVAFVHGSILDRTAMADAFGGGKRPTGRSGRQPIVFHLAAVGSVPLSIEQPGRAWDVNATGTLRVLEALREAGGGRIVQSSSSSIYGDCGSSSGEPCQEDMPPCPLSPYAASKLAGEHLLATWSRCYGLESIALRYFNVFGPRQRADSAYAAVIPAFASRMLAGNPPVIYGDGEQTRDFTFVANVVLANLLAGATGTLPDNAIANVGLGQATSLNQLAEQMAEIVSDDAGASTTDLQPKHEPARQGEVRHSLASIERARGLLGYEPFTSLREGLAETIGWHRAQSEAGASSGGH